A stretch of Pogoniulus pusillus isolate bPogPus1 chromosome 25, bPogPus1.pri, whole genome shotgun sequence DNA encodes these proteins:
- the FLVCR1 gene encoding heme transporter FLVCR1 isoform X2 yields the protein MVEDGGEEEEEGESESGEMPAAAVPPLQRCNGFLPGKEAEDGERPAPASDGERAAAEAEAEAMLVAGGGRLETRLSRRRLAVLAVFSCYSLVNAFQWIQYSILSNVFASFYGVSFTQIDWLSIVYMVAYVPLILPATWLLDTRGLRLTALLGAGLNALGAWLKCASLAPDRYPITLAAQTVCAVAQVFILGLPSRVASVWFGPTEVSTACAVAVLGNQLGTAIGFLLPPVLVPNTPDDVNLMAHNISIMFYGTAIVSTLLFFLTGVVFEEKPKYPPSHSQAVLQTVPPEHYSYKQSILNLFRNIPFVLLLISYGIMTGAFYSVSTLLNQMIVTHYKGEEVNAGRIGLTLVVAGMVGSIICGLWLDYTKTYKQTTLIVYILSFIGMLVFTFTLDLEYLIVVFVTGGVLGFFMTGYLPLGFEFAVEITYPESEGTSSGLLNASAQIFGIVFTLVQGKLTTDYRPLAGNLFLCAWIFVGIILTGTS from the exons ATGGTGGAGGACGgcggcgaggaggaggaggaaggagaaagcgAGAGCGGGGAGATGCCGGCAGCCGCCGTGCCCCCACTACAACGCTGCAACGGCTTCCTCCCCGGCAAGGAGGCCGAGGACGGCGAGCGGCCGGCCCCGGCGAGCGACGGGGAACGGGCGGCGGCGGAGGCCGAGGCCGAGGCCATGCTAGTGGCGGGCGGTGGGCGGCTGGAGACGCGCTTGTCGCGGCGGCGGCTGGCGGTGCTGGCCGTCTTCAGCTGCTACTCGCTGGTGAACGCTTTCCAGTGGATCCAGTACAGCATCCTCAGCAACGTCTTCGCCAGCTTCTACGGCGTCTCTTTCACGCAGATAGACTGGCTGTCTATAGTCTACATGGTGGCCTATGTGCCGCTGATCCTGCCCGCCACCTGGCTACTAGACACCCGCGGCCTGCGCCTCACCGCCCTGCTGGGCGCCGGCCTCAACGCCCTGGGCGCCTGGCTCAAgtgtgccagcctggcccccGACCGGTACCCCATCACCCTGGCCGCTCAGACCGTCTGCGCAGTCGCCCAAGTCTTCATCCTAGGACTACCCTCACGCGTAGCCTCCGTTTGGTTCGGCCCCACCGAGGTCTCTACTGCCTgcgctgtggctgtgctgggcaacCAG cttggcactgcAATTGGCTTTTTGCTGCCACCTGTTTTGGTTCCCAATACACCTGATGATGTCAATCTGATGGCACATAACATCAGCATCATGTTCTATGGAACAGCAATAGTGTCCACACTTTTGTTCTTCTTAACAGGAGTTG TGTTTGAAGAAAAGCCCAAGTATCCTCCTAGTCACTCTCAAGCAGTCCTGCAAACTGTGCCTCCTGAGCATTACTCCTACAAGCAGTCAATTCTCAATTTGTTCAGAAACATTCCATTTGTACTCTTGCTGATCAGTTATG GTATTATGACCGGGGCATTTTATTCTGTCTCAACATTATTAAACCAGATGATAGTAACTCATTATAAG GGAGAAGAAGTGAACGCTGGGAGAATTGGCTTGACACTGGTGGTGGCAGGAATGGTGGGTTCGATTATTTGTGGTTTGTGGCTGGATTACACTAAGACATACAA GCAAACTACTTTGATCGTTTACATTCTCTCTTTCATTGGGATGCTGGTATTTACCTTCACACTGGACCTTGAATACCTAATAGTAGTGTTTGTGACTGGAGGAGTACTTGG GTTCTTCATGACAGGCTATCTCCCACTTGGGTTTGAATTTGCTGTGGAAATCACATACCCAGAATCTGAAGGCACTTCCTCGGGACTCCTTAATGCATCAGCACAG ATATTTGGAATTGTCTTTACGCTTGTTCAAGGAAAACTCACAACAGACTACAGACCTCTTGCAGGAAACCTCTTTCTTTGTGCTTGGATTTTTGTGGGCATTATCTTAACAG gTACCAGTTGA
- the FLVCR1 gene encoding heme transporter FLVCR1 isoform X1 — MVEDGGEEEEEGESESGEMPAAAVPPLQRCNGFLPGKEAEDGERPAPASDGERAAAEAEAEAMLVAGGGRLETRLSRRRLAVLAVFSCYSLVNAFQWIQYSILSNVFASFYGVSFTQIDWLSIVYMVAYVPLILPATWLLDTRGLRLTALLGAGLNALGAWLKCASLAPDRYPITLAAQTVCAVAQVFILGLPSRVASVWFGPTEVSTACAVAVLGNQLGTAIGFLLPPVLVPNTPDDVNLMAHNISIMFYGTAIVSTLLFFLTGVVFEEKPKYPPSHSQAVLQTVPPEHYSYKQSILNLFRNIPFVLLLISYGIMTGAFYSVSTLLNQMIVTHYKGEEVNAGRIGLTLVVAGMVGSIICGLWLDYTKTYKQTTLIVYILSFIGMLVFTFTLDLEYLIVVFVTGGVLGFFMTGYLPLGFEFAVEITYPESEGTSSGLLNASAQIFGIVFTLVQGKLTTDYRPLAGNLFLCAWIFVGIILTALIKSDLRRHNVNSGIMNLDVKAVPVDSPTEPESTTLKIQSAL; from the exons ATGGTGGAGGACGgcggcgaggaggaggaggaaggagaaagcgAGAGCGGGGAGATGCCGGCAGCCGCCGTGCCCCCACTACAACGCTGCAACGGCTTCCTCCCCGGCAAGGAGGCCGAGGACGGCGAGCGGCCGGCCCCGGCGAGCGACGGGGAACGGGCGGCGGCGGAGGCCGAGGCCGAGGCCATGCTAGTGGCGGGCGGTGGGCGGCTGGAGACGCGCTTGTCGCGGCGGCGGCTGGCGGTGCTGGCCGTCTTCAGCTGCTACTCGCTGGTGAACGCTTTCCAGTGGATCCAGTACAGCATCCTCAGCAACGTCTTCGCCAGCTTCTACGGCGTCTCTTTCACGCAGATAGACTGGCTGTCTATAGTCTACATGGTGGCCTATGTGCCGCTGATCCTGCCCGCCACCTGGCTACTAGACACCCGCGGCCTGCGCCTCACCGCCCTGCTGGGCGCCGGCCTCAACGCCCTGGGCGCCTGGCTCAAgtgtgccagcctggcccccGACCGGTACCCCATCACCCTGGCCGCTCAGACCGTCTGCGCAGTCGCCCAAGTCTTCATCCTAGGACTACCCTCACGCGTAGCCTCCGTTTGGTTCGGCCCCACCGAGGTCTCTACTGCCTgcgctgtggctgtgctgggcaacCAG cttggcactgcAATTGGCTTTTTGCTGCCACCTGTTTTGGTTCCCAATACACCTGATGATGTCAATCTGATGGCACATAACATCAGCATCATGTTCTATGGAACAGCAATAGTGTCCACACTTTTGTTCTTCTTAACAGGAGTTG TGTTTGAAGAAAAGCCCAAGTATCCTCCTAGTCACTCTCAAGCAGTCCTGCAAACTGTGCCTCCTGAGCATTACTCCTACAAGCAGTCAATTCTCAATTTGTTCAGAAACATTCCATTTGTACTCTTGCTGATCAGTTATG GTATTATGACCGGGGCATTTTATTCTGTCTCAACATTATTAAACCAGATGATAGTAACTCATTATAAG GGAGAAGAAGTGAACGCTGGGAGAATTGGCTTGACACTGGTGGTGGCAGGAATGGTGGGTTCGATTATTTGTGGTTTGTGGCTGGATTACACTAAGACATACAA GCAAACTACTTTGATCGTTTACATTCTCTCTTTCATTGGGATGCTGGTATTTACCTTCACACTGGACCTTGAATACCTAATAGTAGTGTTTGTGACTGGAGGAGTACTTGG GTTCTTCATGACAGGCTATCTCCCACTTGGGTTTGAATTTGCTGTGGAAATCACATACCCAGAATCTGAAGGCACTTCCTCGGGACTCCTTAATGCATCAGCACAG ATATTTGGAATTGTCTTTACGCTTGTTCAAGGAAAACTCACAACAGACTACAGACCTCTTGCAGGAAACCTCTTTCTTTGTGCTTGGATTTTTGTGGGCATTATCTTAACAG ccttAATAAAATCAGATTTACGAAGACACAATGTGAATTCAGGGATTATGAATTTGGATGTTAAAGCT gTACCAGTTGATAGTCCTACAGAACCTGAGAGTACTACATTAAAAATTCAGTCAGCTTTATAA